A part of Arachis hypogaea cultivar Tifrunner chromosome 12, arahy.Tifrunner.gnm2.J5K5, whole genome shotgun sequence genomic DNA contains:
- the LOC112728121 gene encoding D-glycerate 3-kinase, chloroplastic isoform X3: MFLAAFLSALVGSEVAYSAAQATVATLSEAYETTKNHRSFPRNTSLQGSGNSWLQHGFNSTNTFGINEYRQGPLYSVFPTKPAQVSSVQDLFEFICSGPLLEKIGVTAEMVAEYIDKWLLYGRLLSQLFQLNELYLTVPQKARIYQYYIPVFLWCEDQIKQHWSTFKNEEDIGFSAPQGCGKTTLVFALDYLFQKTGRKSATISIDDFYLTAEGQGKLREANPGNSLLEVVIHMICRRVADPSTWPEVEGPLTVVLFEGWMLGFKPLPTEVVKAVDLQVRTRNSYLVFHGEGSSQVNL; this comes from the exons ATGTTTTTG GCTGCTTTTCTGTCAGCTTTGGTTGGATCAGAGGTTGCATATTCTGCTGCACAAGCTACAGTGGCAACTCTCTCGGAGGCTTACGAAACAACTAAAAATCATCGATCATTCCCAAGAAACACATCACTACAAG GCAGTGGAAATTCATGGCTGCAACACGGTTTTAATTCAACAAATACTTTTGGCATCAATGAATACAGGCAAGGTCCTTTATATTCCGTATTCCCTACGAAACCGGCTCAAGTTTCCTCTGTGCAGGACCTTTTTGAGTTTATATGCTCAGGGCCTTTGCTAGAAAAAATAGGTGTGACTGCAGAGATGGTTGCAGAGTACATAGATAAGTGGTTGTTATACGGTCGGCTGCTATCTCAATTGTTTCAGTTGAACGAGTTGTACTTAACGGTGCCTCAAAAAGCTAGGATCTATCAATATTATATACCGGTCTTCCTCTGGTGTGAAGATCAGATTAAGCAACATTGGTCGACATTCAAAAATGAAGAAGAT ATTGGATTTAGTGCTCCCCAAGGTTGTGGAAAGACGACCCTTGTCTTTGCTCTTGATTATCTTTTTCAGAAGACTGGCAG GAAGTCGGCAACAATATCTATAGATGACTTTTATTTGACGGCTGAAGGTCAG GgtaaactaagagaagctaatcCGGGAAATTCCCTTCTTGAGGTAGTTATCCACATGATTTGTCGAAGAGTAGCTGATCCTTCAACTTGGCCAGAGGTCGAAGGACCCCTTACG GTTGTGTTATTTGAGGGTTGGATGCTCGGCTTCAAGCCTCTTCCTACGGAAGTTGTGAAGGCTGTTGATCTTCAGGTCAGAACTAGAAATTCATATTTAGTTTTCCATGGGGAGGGAAGCTCACAAGTGAATCTATAA
- the LOC112728121 gene encoding uncharacterized protein isoform X4 translates to MCFDPLCSSMCFDPLLLSSLSFVLYLLRFDHLLVELRSSTSLFVELRSSLLTFITASHCSIITAHVFGEILIFGILLQAAFLSALVGSEVAYSAAQATVATLSEAYETTKNHRSFPRNTSLQGSGNSWLQHGFNSTNTFGINEYRQGPLYSVFPTKPAQVSSVQDLFEFICSGPLLEKIGVTAEMVAEYIDKWLLYGRLLSQLFQLNELYLTVPQKARIYQYYIPVFLWCEDQIKQHWSTFKNEEDIGFSAPQGCGKTTLVFALDYLFQKTGRKSATISIDDFYLTAEG, encoded by the exons ATGTGCTTCGATCCTCTTTGCTCGTCAATGTGCTTCGATCCTCTGCTCCTCTCCTCGTTGAGCTTCGTTCTCTACTTGTTGAGATTCGATCATCTGCTTGTTGAGCTTCGATCCTCTACTTCTCTTTTCGTCGAGCTTCGATCCTCTCTGCTCACGTTCATCACCGCCAGTCATTGTTCGATTATCACTGCTCATGTTTTTGGTGAGATTCTCATTTTTGGCATTCTTCTGCAG GCTGCTTTTCTGTCAGCTTTGGTTGGATCAGAGGTTGCATATTCTGCTGCACAAGCTACAGTGGCAACTCTCTCGGAGGCTTACGAAACAACTAAAAATCATCGATCATTCCCAAGAAACACATCACTACAAG GCAGTGGAAATTCATGGCTGCAACACGGTTTTAATTCAACAAATACTTTTGGCATCAATGAATACAGGCAAGGTCCTTTATATTCCGTATTCCCTACGAAACCGGCTCAAGTTTCCTCTGTGCAGGACCTTTTTGAGTTTATATGCTCAGGGCCTTTGCTAGAAAAAATAGGTGTGACTGCAGAGATGGTTGCAGAGTACATAGATAAGTGGTTGTTATACGGTCGGCTGCTATCTCAATTGTTTCAGTTGAACGAGTTGTACTTAACGGTGCCTCAAAAAGCTAGGATCTATCAATATTATATACCGGTCTTCCTCTGGTGTGAAGATCAGATTAAGCAACATTGGTCGACATTCAAAAATGAAGAAGAT ATTGGATTTAGTGCTCCCCAAGGTTGTGGAAAGACGACCCTTGTCTTTGCTCTTGATTATCTTTTTCAGAAGACTGGCAG GAAGTCGGCAACAATATCTATAGATGACTTTTATTTGACGGCTGAAG Ggtaa
- the LOC112728121 gene encoding D-glycerate 3-kinase, chloroplastic isoform X2 yields the protein MCFDPLCSSMCFDPLLLSSLSFVLYLLRFDHLLVELRSSTSLFVELRSSLLTFITASHCSIITAHVFGEILIFGILLQAAFLSALVGSEVAYSAAQATVATLSEAYETTKNHRSFPRNTSLQGSGNSWLQHGFNSTNTFGINEYRQGPLYSVFPTKPAQVSSVQDLFEFICSGPLLEKIGVTAEMVAEYIDKWLLYGRLLSQLFQLNELYLTVPQKARIYQYYIPVFLWCEDQIKQHWSTFKNEEDIGFSAPQGCGKTTLVFALDYLFQKTGRKSATISIDDFYLTAEGQGKLREANPGNSLLEVVIHMICRRVADPSTWPEVEGPLTVVLFEGWMLGFKPLPTEVVKAVDLQVRTRNSYLVFHGEGSSQVNL from the exons ATGTGCTTCGATCCTCTTTGCTCGTCAATGTGCTTCGATCCTCTGCTCCTCTCCTCGTTGAGCTTCGTTCTCTACTTGTTGAGATTCGATCATCTGCTTGTTGAGCTTCGATCCTCTACTTCTCTTTTCGTCGAGCTTCGATCCTCTCTGCTCACGTTCATCACCGCCAGTCATTGTTCGATTATCACTGCTCATGTTTTTGGTGAGATTCTCATTTTTGGCATTCTTCTGCAG GCTGCTTTTCTGTCAGCTTTGGTTGGATCAGAGGTTGCATATTCTGCTGCACAAGCTACAGTGGCAACTCTCTCGGAGGCTTACGAAACAACTAAAAATCATCGATCATTCCCAAGAAACACATCACTACAAG GCAGTGGAAATTCATGGCTGCAACACGGTTTTAATTCAACAAATACTTTTGGCATCAATGAATACAGGCAAGGTCCTTTATATTCCGTATTCCCTACGAAACCGGCTCAAGTTTCCTCTGTGCAGGACCTTTTTGAGTTTATATGCTCAGGGCCTTTGCTAGAAAAAATAGGTGTGACTGCAGAGATGGTTGCAGAGTACATAGATAAGTGGTTGTTATACGGTCGGCTGCTATCTCAATTGTTTCAGTTGAACGAGTTGTACTTAACGGTGCCTCAAAAAGCTAGGATCTATCAATATTATATACCGGTCTTCCTCTGGTGTGAAGATCAGATTAAGCAACATTGGTCGACATTCAAAAATGAAGAAGAT ATTGGATTTAGTGCTCCCCAAGGTTGTGGAAAGACGACCCTTGTCTTTGCTCTTGATTATCTTTTTCAGAAGACTGGCAG GAAGTCGGCAACAATATCTATAGATGACTTTTATTTGACGGCTGAAGGTCAG GgtaaactaagagaagctaatcCGGGAAATTCCCTTCTTGAGGTAGTTATCCACATGATTTGTCGAAGAGTAGCTGATCCTTCAACTTGGCCAGAGGTCGAAGGACCCCTTACG GTTGTGTTATTTGAGGGTTGGATGCTCGGCTTCAAGCCTCTTCCTACGGAAGTTGTGAAGGCTGTTGATCTTCAGGTCAGAACTAGAAATTCATATTTAGTTTTCCATGGGGAGGGAAGCTCACAAGTGAATCTATAA
- the LOC112728121 gene encoding D-glycerate 3-kinase, chloroplastic isoform X1 — protein sequence MCFDPLCSSMCFDPLLLSSLSFVLYLLRFDHLLVELRSSTSLFVELRSSLLTFITASHCSIITAHVFGEILIFGILLQAAFLSALVGSEVAYSAAQATVATLSEAYETTKNHRSFPRNTSLQGSGNSWLQHGFNSTNTFGINEYRQGPLYSVFPTKPAQVSSVQDLFEFICSGPLLEKIGVTAEMVAEYIDKWLLYGRLLSQLFQLNELYLTVPQKARIYQYYIPVFLWCEDQIKQHWSTFKNEEDVPPLVIGFSAPQGCGKTTLVFALDYLFQKTGRKSATISIDDFYLTAEGQGKLREANPGNSLLEVVIHMICRRVADPSTWPEVEGPLTVVLFEGWMLGFKPLPTEVVKAVDLQVRTRNSYLVFHGEGSSQVNL from the exons ATGTGCTTCGATCCTCTTTGCTCGTCAATGTGCTTCGATCCTCTGCTCCTCTCCTCGTTGAGCTTCGTTCTCTACTTGTTGAGATTCGATCATCTGCTTGTTGAGCTTCGATCCTCTACTTCTCTTTTCGTCGAGCTTCGATCCTCTCTGCTCACGTTCATCACCGCCAGTCATTGTTCGATTATCACTGCTCATGTTTTTGGTGAGATTCTCATTTTTGGCATTCTTCTGCAG GCTGCTTTTCTGTCAGCTTTGGTTGGATCAGAGGTTGCATATTCTGCTGCACAAGCTACAGTGGCAACTCTCTCGGAGGCTTACGAAACAACTAAAAATCATCGATCATTCCCAAGAAACACATCACTACAAG GCAGTGGAAATTCATGGCTGCAACACGGTTTTAATTCAACAAATACTTTTGGCATCAATGAATACAGGCAAGGTCCTTTATATTCCGTATTCCCTACGAAACCGGCTCAAGTTTCCTCTGTGCAGGACCTTTTTGAGTTTATATGCTCAGGGCCTTTGCTAGAAAAAATAGGTGTGACTGCAGAGATGGTTGCAGAGTACATAGATAAGTGGTTGTTATACGGTCGGCTGCTATCTCAATTGTTTCAGTTGAACGAGTTGTACTTAACGGTGCCTCAAAAAGCTAGGATCTATCAATATTATATACCGGTCTTCCTCTGGTGTGAAGATCAGATTAAGCAACATTGGTCGACATTCAAAAATGAAGAAGATGTACCTCCTTTAGTA ATTGGATTTAGTGCTCCCCAAGGTTGTGGAAAGACGACCCTTGTCTTTGCTCTTGATTATCTTTTTCAGAAGACTGGCAG GAAGTCGGCAACAATATCTATAGATGACTTTTATTTGACGGCTGAAGGTCAG GgtaaactaagagaagctaatcCGGGAAATTCCCTTCTTGAGGTAGTTATCCACATGATTTGTCGAAGAGTAGCTGATCCTTCAACTTGGCCAGAGGTCGAAGGACCCCTTACG GTTGTGTTATTTGAGGGTTGGATGCTCGGCTTCAAGCCTCTTCCTACGGAAGTTGTGAAGGCTGTTGATCTTCAGGTCAGAACTAGAAATTCATATTTAGTTTTCCATGGGGAGGGAAGCTCACAAGTGAATCTATAA